In Asterias rubens chromosome 10, eAstRub1.3, whole genome shotgun sequence, the following proteins share a genomic window:
- the LOC117295905 gene encoding uncharacterized protein LOC117295905, with translation MTEFVVKDTIVINTQSCGECYIDLCLGDITRLDKKDKVDVICVSVFGSSYQPTPHTLIGSLHTNLGLSIKQLSENKVEDLRHAYMCWISQPLPDHLPYRKLLCFENSGRRVRPHEMVGNVFRCLVPVLKNEPGTVISPLLNTGAQGMDEARMLGGIVDAAVKWMKAGLPLKRLKIVLYASVVKGKVISIKMRDPDGILKTFENLKKRYNKLELIPMVVPLEYDIYLSHSPEDAETASLVEAKFRSFKPNIRIYKCTKVLDESSWQEDMFKIMSRCARVVPILSPAFLGNSDCIDLFNLALCVNRRAQRDLLAPIYVEEVKDMPTYMGLVQYIDCSPKEEKKISDGCQHLVQSLEHASMKVHTEMVMADASPIHYDVFVSYSHRDSRLANPIVEKLQKLNPKLRIFFDVQELKAGTAWQRMLYHAIDGCRSFVALVSNSYMKSAMCIEEFNLAQAKHCSTVCNLRHIPVCIEPLVDPLPEFTQIKMINATPGVYDRAVEIFCSSLVSWIGGGTINPQMETILSKKKSVVVDASDYAVECRRLKFIQKCGDPEDILRKDDSKIVVPPSIKGLFRSEAVTKPPSADAPCDIAFSYAPEDKKYVMFMSRVLQLASPGLVIKASADTETERLALMESARKVVVFLSVYYMESVEQIEELHTVLLRQRYQSHTPVLFPIIIHNLPQLPTYFHLIPCDFNLCDPMWIYLYAKYRVAIPWEFEDVLRKMSKSSKERCIDTSSSIGIITAIHSLLEQLKYESETPKPPRLRDQPMLLNVMLLRSELTRLNKEVNLPEIEVDTKEGQQDSIHCSDENYLLNIVKESSTGSVNTKAPIANAADL, from the exons ATGACTGAGTTTGTCGTCAAAGACACTATTGTGATCAACACGCAATCTTGTGGTGAATGCTACATTGATCTGTGCCTTGGTGACATCACCCGATTGGACAAAAAAGACAAAGTTGACGTCATCTGTGTTTCAGTCTTTGGAA GTAGCTATCAACCGACTCCCCACACATTGATTGGTTCACTTCATACCAATCTAGGCTTGAGTATCAAACAGCTCTCTGAGAACAAGGTCGAGGATCTCCGCCATGCTTACATGTGTTGGATATCGCAGCCCCTCCCTGATCATCTGCCGTACAGGAAGCTTTTGTGTTTTGAGAACAG TGGCAGACGAGTACGTCCCCATGAAATGGTGGGAAATGTATTCCGATGTCTGGTACCTGTACTCAAAAATGAGCCAGGGACAGTCATTTCTCCATTACTCAATACAGGAGCACAG GGCATGGATGAGGCCAGAATGCTTGGCGGTATAGTGGATGCTGCTGTGAAGTGGATGAAGGCTGGACTGCCACTCAAACGGCTGAAGATTGTGCTTTATGCCTCCGTCGTCAAAGGCAAAGTGATTTCCATTAAGATGAGGGACCCTGATGGGATTCTGAAGACCTTTGAAAACCTAAAGAAGAGATACAACAAGTTGGAGCTGATTCCAATG gtgGTTCCTCTTGAGTATGACATCTACTTATCTCACAGCCCTGAGGATGCTGAGACGGCGTCTCTAGTCGAGGCCAAGTTTAGAAGCTTCAAGCCGAACATCAGGATCTACAAATGCACCAAAGTCCTGGATGAGTCATCTTGGCAGGAGGATATGTTTAAAATCATGTCACGATGCGCCAGGGTTGTCCCAA TCCTGAGCCCCGCATTTCTAGGGAACAGCGACTGTATAGATTTGTTCAACTTGGCGCTGTGTGTCAACAGACGAGCCCAGCGTGATCTCTTAGCACCCATCTACGTAGAGGAAGTCAAGGACATGCCTACCTACATGGGACTAGTGCAGTATATTGACTGTAG cccaaaagaggaaaaaaagatCAGCGACGGCTGCCAGCACCTAGTGCAATCTCTGGAGCATGCTAGCATGAAAGTCCATACGGAGATGGTGATGGCCGATGCCTCTCCTATTCACTATGATGTCTTTGTATCGTACTCTCATCGGGATTCCAGGCTAGCAAACCCCATTGTGGAGAAGCTTCAGAAGCTGAACCCAAAACTCAGGATATTTTTCGATGTGCAAGAACTCAAGGCTG GCACTGCTTGGCAGCGGATGTTATACCATGCTATAGATGGCTGCCGTTCCTTTGTGGCCCTAGTGTCAAACAGCTACATGAAGTCAGCTATGTGTATCGAGGAATTCAACTTGGCACAGGCAAAGCACTGCTCAACT GTTTGCAATCTCCGCCACATCCCTGTGTGTATTGAGCCACTTGTGGATCCACTGCCAGAGTTTACACAGATCAAGATGATCAACGCCACTCCAGGGGTGTACGACCGGGCTGTGGAGATCTTCTGCTCCTCCTTGGTGAGCTGGATCGGCGGCGGAACTATCAATCCTCAAATGGAGACAATCTTAAGTAAGAAGAAA AGTGTTGTCGTCGATGCTTCAGATTATGCAGTCGAGTGCCGACGACTGAAGTTCATCCAAAAATGTGGTGACCCGGAAGACATCCTCAGAAAAGACGACAGCAAAATTGTAGTACCTCCATCCATCAAGGGTTTGTTCCGTTCCGAGGCTGTCACAAAGCCACCTTCAGCTGATGCGCCGTGTGACATTGCTTTCAGCTACGCACCGGAGGACAAGAAGTATGTTATGTTCATGTCCAGGGTGCTTCAACTCGCCAGCCCGGGGCTCGTGATCAAAGCCAGTGCAGACACAGAAACTGAACGTCTTGCCTTGATGGAGTCAGCACGGAAGGTGGTCGTCTTCCTCTCCGTGTACTATATGGAGTCGGTAGAGCAGATCGAGGAGCTCCACACCGTTCTACTCCGCCAGAGGTACCAGAGTCACACCCCTGTCCTCTTCCCGATCATCATCCATAATCTGCCGCAGCTCCCGACCTACTTCCATCTGATTCCTTGTGACTTCAATCTGTGCGACCCGATGTGGATCTACCTTTATGCCAAGTATCGGGTGGCCATTCCTTGGGAGTTTGAAGATGTTCTTCGCAAGATGTCCAAATCTTCCAAGGAGAGATGCATAGATACGTCATCCTCGATCGGTATCATTACAGCAATACACAGTCTGCTGGAACAACTCAAATATGAAAG TGAGACTCCTAAACCTCCAAGGCTACGGGATCAACCGATGCTCTTGAACGTGATGCTGCTTCGTTCAGAGCTGACCAGACTCAATAAGGAAGTCAATTTACCTGAGATTGAGGTTGACACCAAGGAGGGACAACAAGACAGCATTCACTGTTCAGATGAGAAT TACTTACTAAACATCGTCAAGGAATCATCAACGGGAAGTGTCAACACAAAAGCCCCGATTGCAAATGCTGCTGATTTATAG